A single region of the Actinomycetes bacterium genome encodes:
- a CDS encoding carboxylate--amine ligase, with product MPRTLSEAESKSLLAPLGIPFAPEEVVTDPDAAVDAANRLGMPVAAKLCGDNIAHKTERGLVRLGLSNADDVAAAAADLLAAARDEDNATGVLIAPMVGGDRELIAGASTDEQFGPTVLLGVGGVLAEAVADVSVRLAPITDVDANEMIEDLQSQAILGEFRGQPAVDREALVAVLAGLSEAISAPASNGATILSVDLNPLIISDGRPVAVDALVELEEAS from the coding sequence ATGCCAAGAACGCTGTCCGAAGCGGAATCGAAGTCGCTGCTGGCCCCACTCGGAATCCCGTTCGCGCCCGAGGAGGTGGTCACCGATCCCGATGCGGCGGTCGACGCAGCCAACCGGCTCGGGATGCCGGTGGCGGCGAAGCTGTGCGGCGACAACATCGCCCACAAGACCGAGCGCGGTCTCGTGCGCCTCGGGCTGTCCAACGCCGACGACGTGGCCGCAGCTGCCGCAGACCTGCTCGCCGCCGCCCGGGACGAGGACAACGCCACCGGCGTCCTCATCGCCCCGATGGTTGGCGGTGACCGCGAACTGATCGCCGGCGCCTCCACCGACGAGCAGTTCGGGCCCACCGTGCTCCTGGGCGTCGGAGGCGTCCTGGCCGAAGCGGTGGCCGACGTGTCAGTGCGCCTGGCGCCGATCACCGACGTCGACGCAAACGAGATGATCGAGGACCTGCAGTCCCAGGCGATCCTAGGGGAGTTCCGGGGCCAGCCGGCTGTTGACCGTGAAGCCCTCGTCGCGGTGCTGGCCGGCCTGTCCGAGGCGATATCAGCGCCCGCCTCGAACGGCGCCACGATCCTGTCGGTGGATCTCAACCCGCTGATCATCAGTGACGGGCGGCCGGTGGCGGTCGACGCCCTCGTGGAACTCGAGGAGGCGTCGTGA
- a CDS encoding phage holin family protein → MSDAETTTRRPWTPPPEPSGPGTQLNEFKDMVVAYTRQETVDPLKTLGRHLGFGIGGALLIGAGWIFGLLALLRGLQRINFFNQAGEVGGGPWGWLPYLIVTVVGIAVAGMYGRLVMLRMNENGVGK, encoded by the coding sequence GTGAGCGACGCAGAGACCACAACACGCAGGCCGTGGACGCCACCGCCCGAGCCGTCGGGCCCGGGTACACAGCTCAACGAGTTCAAGGACATGGTTGTCGCCTACACGCGACAGGAAACCGTCGATCCGCTCAAGACGCTCGGCAGGCACCTCGGTTTCGGCATAGGCGGAGCACTCCTGATCGGGGCCGGGTGGATCTTCGGACTGCTTGCGCTGCTGCGCGGGCTGCAGCGGATCAATTTCTTCAATCAGGCCGGCGAGGTCGGTGGCGGCCCGTGGGGATGGCTGCCGTACCTGATCGTGACCGTGGTCGGCATCGCGGTGGCTGGCATGTACGGGCGGCTGGTGATGCTGCGCATGAACGAGAACGGAGTCGGCAAATGA
- a CDS encoding MoaD/ThiS family protein, protein MLVRLRNPTREIELQGPRRVSELLAELGLNRESVLVVCNGELVPGDYRLSAEDEVEVRPVISGGAQ, encoded by the coding sequence GTGCTGGTGCGCCTCCGGAACCCAACCCGCGAGATCGAATTGCAGGGTCCCCGACGCGTGAGCGAACTGCTCGCGGAGCTCGGGCTCAACCGGGAGTCGGTGCTGGTGGTGTGCAACGGAGAGCTGGTGCCTGGCGACTACCGACTGTCGGCCGAGGACGAGGTTGAGGTACGTCCAGTGATCTCCGGGGGCGCGCAGTGA
- a CDS encoding adenine nucleotide alpha hydrolase family protein, with the protein MKCRVCRGPAVIDLPRHNANFCGEHLVEFCHRQVEKAIAHHDMFEPGDRLLLAVSGGKDSLALWAMLRELGYDVDGLYVGLGIGDYSDTSGRHAREFAQQRGLVLREVDLRDSYGYDIATAAEQTSRKPCSACGLSKRHVFDSEAVAGGYDALVTGHNLDDEAAVLFGNMMRWNVDYLGRQSPVLEAHGGRPRKVKPLVRLSERETAAYCLVAGIDYVVQECPMAEGNRHLSYKATLNDLEVESPGIKANFYLSFLARGLPLFEPAAHTERAALARCSTCGAASPSSTCAFCRLVERLQQTPEETP; encoded by the coding sequence GTGAAGTGCCGGGTCTGCCGCGGCCCCGCCGTCATCGACCTGCCGCGCCACAACGCCAACTTCTGCGGGGAACACCTCGTGGAGTTCTGCCATCGCCAGGTGGAAAAGGCGATCGCCCATCACGACATGTTCGAACCGGGGGACCGACTGTTGCTGGCGGTGTCCGGCGGCAAGGACTCCCTCGCCCTGTGGGCGATGCTGAGGGAACTCGGATACGACGTCGACGGTCTCTACGTCGGTCTCGGAATCGGCGACTACAGCGACACATCGGGGCGCCATGCCAGGGAGTTTGCGCAGCAGCGGGGCCTCGTGCTGCGCGAAGTCGACCTCCGCGACAGCTACGGGTACGACATTGCCACGGCCGCCGAGCAGACGTCCCGCAAGCCCTGCTCGGCGTGTGGGCTGTCCAAGCGCCACGTGTTCGACTCAGAGGCCGTCGCCGGCGGCTACGACGCCCTGGTCACCGGCCACAACCTCGATGACGAGGCCGCGGTGCTGTTCGGCAACATGATGCGCTGGAACGTCGACTACCTGGGGCGCCAGAGCCCGGTGCTGGAGGCCCACGGGGGGCGTCCACGCAAGGTGAAGCCCCTGGTGCGCCTGTCCGAGCGCGAGACCGCTGCGTACTGCCTCGTGGCCGGCATCGACTACGTGGTGCAGGAATGCCCAATGGCGGAGGGCAACCGCCACCTCTCGTACAAGGCAACCCTCAACGACCTGGAGGTCGAGTCCCCGGGGATCAAGGCCAACTTCTACCTGTCGTTCCTCGCGCGCGGGCTGCCCCTGTTCGAACCCGCGGCGCACACCGAGCGCGCCGCGTTGGCGCGCTGTTCCACCTGTGGTGCAGCCTCACCCTCATCCACCTGCGCTTTCTGCCGACTGGTGGAGCGCCTGCAACAGACCCCCGAGGAAACCCCATGA
- a CDS encoding tRNA (adenine-N1)-methyltransferase, translated as MNQELAEGDLVQLIDNKGRRYQGELTAGKEFHFHSGIIGHDELIGLPEGSVVRSSRSQVFTVLRPSLSEFILKMPRGAQVIYPKDLGPILMLADIGPGMRVLESGVGSGALSMAMLRCGVEITGYEIREDFANRATANVERFLGAEALARYDVQLRDCYEGIDPADDARPFDRVVLDLPEPWRVVPHAAEAMRSGGIFCAYTPSIVQVTQLRDALDAHGFFASESLEVMNRGWHIEGKAVRPDHRMVAHTGFLTHARLGAG; from the coding sequence ATGAACCAGGAACTGGCAGAGGGCGACCTCGTACAGCTCATCGACAACAAGGGCCGCCGGTACCAGGGTGAGCTGACAGCGGGCAAGGAGTTCCACTTCCACTCCGGGATCATCGGCCACGACGAACTGATCGGTCTGCCCGAGGGCAGCGTGGTGCGCTCGTCGCGAAGCCAGGTCTTCACCGTCCTGAGGCCTTCACTGTCGGAGTTCATCCTCAAGATGCCCCGCGGCGCCCAGGTCATCTACCCGAAGGACCTCGGTCCGATCCTCATGCTGGCCGACATCGGTCCGGGCATGCGCGTACTCGAGAGCGGTGTCGGCTCCGGTGCGCTGTCGATGGCGATGCTGCGCTGCGGTGTGGAGATCACCGGCTACGAGATCCGTGAGGACTTCGCGAACAGGGCGACGGCCAACGTGGAGCGTTTCCTGGGCGCGGAGGCGCTCGCACGCTACGACGTGCAGCTACGTGACTGCTACGAAGGAATCGATCCAGCCGATGACGCTCGTCCTTTCGACAGGGTCGTGCTCGACCTGCCCGAGCCCTGGCGAGTGGTCCCGCACGCTGCCGAGGCGATGCGCTCGGGCGGCATCTTCTGCGCCTACACGCCGAGCATCGTGCAGGTGACCCAGCTGCGCGATGCTCTCGACGCCCACGGGTTCTTCGCCTCTGAGTCCCTCGAGGTGATGAACCGCGGATGGCACATAGAAGGCAAGGCGGTGCGACCCGACCACCGGATGGTCGCACACACGGGCTTTCTGACCCACGCCAGGCTCGGAGCCGGCTGA
- a CDS encoding MarP family serine protease → MNLFDAAVVIAVALAVVGGWRLGLITRGLGWVGALLGVTFAIAIVPVLSRWLNPPSDAGVLLLTAGSFILLLTMGQAIGVAIGSRLRPHPADENLRRIDSLGGSMLGIVGVGVILWLLVPLMANTQGWVASTTRTSAFARAVTDHLPDPPPQLRDLERGLANGSFPQLFASLRPAPELPPPPEGSPVDQEVVRAVAASTARVQGEACGLVQSGSSFSVADGLWLTNAHVVAGTTSSRLTTADGATDTGTVVAFDPQLDLALIASDLTRPALQFATPSESASGLVLGFPGGGAFEPSPFLVGELLTATGYDIYDSALVRRPLLVLASDLEPGDSGSALIDAEGRVLGAAVAVAPDREGVAYALQGNAVAAILASAGEAVSTGDCIG, encoded by the coding sequence ATGAACCTGTTCGACGCCGCAGTTGTGATCGCTGTCGCCCTGGCGGTGGTCGGAGGCTGGCGTCTCGGGCTGATCACCCGGGGGCTCGGCTGGGTGGGCGCATTGCTCGGAGTGACGTTCGCGATCGCCATCGTGCCCGTGCTCAGCCGGTGGCTGAACCCACCATCGGATGCCGGGGTGCTGCTCCTGACCGCCGGTAGCTTCATCCTGCTGCTCACCATGGGGCAGGCCATCGGCGTGGCAATCGGTTCCCGCCTGCGGCCCCACCCTGCGGATGAGAACCTGCGGCGCATCGACTCGCTCGGCGGGTCGATGCTCGGAATCGTCGGCGTGGGAGTCATCCTCTGGCTGCTCGTGCCGTTGATGGCCAACACCCAGGGATGGGTGGCATCCACGACCCGCACGTCGGCCTTCGCCCGCGCCGTGACCGACCACCTGCCGGATCCGCCACCGCAGCTCCGCGACCTCGAACGCGGCCTGGCCAACGGCAGCTTTCCCCAGCTGTTCGCCAGCCTCCGACCCGCGCCGGAGCTGCCCCCTCCGCCGGAAGGTAGCCCGGTCGACCAGGAGGTGGTACGTGCTGTGGCGGCCAGCACGGCCCGGGTCCAGGGCGAGGCCTGTGGCCTGGTGCAGTCAGGCAGCTCCTTCTCGGTGGCCGACGGGCTCTGGCTCACCAACGCCCACGTCGTGGCCGGCACCACATCGAGCCGGCTCACCACGGCCGATGGCGCCACCGACACCGGCACGGTGGTGGCGTTCGATCCCCAGTTGGACCTCGCTCTCATCGCGTCGGACCTCACTCGCCCCGCGCTGCAGTTCGCCACGCCGAGCGAGTCCGCTTCCGGGCTGGTGCTCGGATTCCCCGGCGGGGGCGCGTTCGAGCCGTCGCCCTTCCTGGTGGGGGAACTGCTCACAGCGACCGGCTACGACATCTACGACTCCGCCCTGGTGCGCCGCCCCCTGCTGGTTCTGGCGAGCGACCTCGAGCCCGGAGACTCCGGCAGCGCCCTGATCGACGCAGAGGGCCGGGTCCTGGGCGCCGCCGTGGCGGTGGCGCCGGACCGTGAGGGCGTTGCCTACGCCCTTCAGGGGAACGCAGTGGCAGCCATCCTGGCGAGCGCGGGCGAAGCCGTGAGCACCGGTGACTGCATCGGCTGA
- a CDS encoding ferredoxin, translating to MKVWIDQDLCTGDGLCEEISPAVFALLDDGLAYVKEGDKIFSDPGGPEGLAVIPDGELDGVIESAEECPGECIFIEAE from the coding sequence ATGAAGGTGTGGATCGACCAGGACCTGTGCACCGGTGACGGTCTCTGTGAGGAGATCTCCCCCGCCGTGTTCGCACTCCTGGACGACGGTCTCGCATACGTGAAGGAAGGCGACAAGATCTTCAGCGATCCTGGTGGCCCCGAGGGCCTCGCGGTCATCCCCGACGGCGAACTCGACGGAGTCATCGAGTCGGCCGAGGAGTGCCCCGGAGAGTGCATCTTCATCGAAGCCGAGTGA
- the arc gene encoding proteasome ATPase, translating into MAAEDEHDPGSAHVEQGVDQTASDEAEALRGQVSELEDEIASLVRRLQDAPKRVRTLEERLLETKGQLAQAVSQNEKLSYTLREARDHIAALREEVEKLTQPPSAYATFLGENDDGTVDVQAAGRKMRVEVSPDIETDELVRGAEVVLNESYNVIMARSHEASGEIVTLKELLEDKKRALVVGRADEERVAELGETLDTSVLKSGDNVLMDSRSGILLERLPRPEVEELVLEEVPDIAYSDIGGLDDQIEMITDAVELPFVHQDLFATYDLPAPKGILLYGPPGCGKTLIAKAVANSLARKVTEVTGREARSFFLNIKGPELLNKYVGETERHIRLVFQRAREKAADGTPVIVFFDEMESLFRTRGSGISSDMEATIVPQLLAEIDGVETLRNVIVIGASNREDLIDPAILRPGRLDVKIKINRPDEESAQQIFSQYLTTTLPLDAAEVASLGGGDRAKATAAMIERTVAEMYRTDEANQFLEVTYANGDKEVMYFKDFSSGAMIENIVRRAKKLAIKRELADGAAGICVADLIDSIHQEYKEHEDLPNTTNPDDWAKISGKKGERITYVRTLVHEHDDNPTGGRSIERVATGQYL; encoded by the coding sequence GTGGCAGCCGAGGACGAACACGACCCAGGGTCGGCTCACGTCGAGCAAGGAGTCGATCAGACGGCTTCCGACGAGGCCGAGGCCCTGCGCGGCCAGGTAAGCGAGCTCGAGGACGAGATCGCTTCGCTCGTGCGGCGCCTGCAGGACGCACCCAAGAGGGTGCGCACCCTCGAGGAACGTCTGCTGGAGACCAAGGGCCAGCTGGCACAGGCGGTGAGCCAGAACGAGAAGCTCTCCTACACGTTGCGAGAGGCGCGCGACCACATCGCGGCGCTTCGCGAGGAAGTGGAGAAGCTCACCCAACCACCCTCGGCCTATGCCACCTTCCTCGGCGAGAACGATGACGGCACGGTCGACGTGCAGGCAGCCGGCCGCAAGATGCGCGTGGAGGTTTCGCCCGACATCGAAACCGATGAGCTGGTGCGTGGCGCCGAGGTGGTCCTCAACGAGTCCTACAACGTGATCATGGCCCGCAGCCACGAAGCGTCAGGCGAGATCGTGACCCTCAAGGAACTGCTCGAGGACAAGAAGCGGGCGCTCGTCGTGGGACGTGCCGATGAGGAGCGCGTGGCCGAACTCGGCGAGACGCTCGACACCTCCGTGCTCAAGTCCGGCGACAACGTGTTGATGGACTCGCGGTCCGGGATCCTGCTCGAGCGCCTCCCGCGCCCGGAGGTCGAGGAGCTCGTGCTCGAGGAAGTGCCCGACATCGCCTACTCCGACATCGGTGGACTCGATGACCAGATCGAGATGATCACCGACGCCGTGGAACTGCCCTTCGTTCACCAGGATCTGTTCGCCACCTACGACCTGCCGGCGCCGAAGGGCATCCTGCTGTACGGCCCTCCGGGCTGCGGCAAGACCCTCATCGCCAAGGCAGTCGCCAACAGCCTGGCACGCAAGGTGACGGAGGTGACCGGCCGCGAGGCGCGCAGCTTCTTCCTCAACATCAAGGGCCCCGAGCTGCTCAACAAGTACGTCGGGGAGACCGAACGCCACATCCGCCTCGTGTTCCAGCGCGCCCGGGAAAAGGCAGCCGACGGCACGCCGGTCATCGTGTTCTTCGACGAGATGGAATCGCTGTTCCGCACCCGCGGATCAGGCATCTCCTCGGACATGGAAGCCACGATCGTCCCTCAGCTGCTCGCCGAGATCGACGGCGTGGAGACGCTGCGAAACGTCATCGTCATCGGCGCCTCCAACCGCGAGGACCTGATCGACCCGGCCATCCTGCGTCCTGGTCGCCTGGACGTGAAGATCAAGATCAACCGGCCCGACGAGGAGTCGGCCCAGCAGATCTTCTCCCAGTACCTCACCACCACGCTGCCGCTCGACGCAGCCGAGGTCGCCAGCCTCGGTGGCGGCGACCGGGCGAAGGCGACCGCAGCAATGATCGAGCGCACCGTCGCCGAGATGTACCGCACCGACGAAGCCAACCAGTTCCTCGAGGTCACCTATGCCAACGGCGACAAGGAGGTCATGTACTTCAAGGACTTCTCCTCCGGAGCGATGATCGAGAACATCGTGCGCAGGGCCAAGAAGCTGGCGATCAAGCGCGAACTGGCCGATGGAGCTGCCGGCATCTGCGTTGCCGACCTCATCGACTCGATCCACCAGGAGTACAAGGAGCACGAAGACCTGCCCAACACCACCAACCCCGACGATTGGGCGAAGATCTCGGGCAAGAAGGGCGAGCGGATCACCTACGTGCGCACACTCGTGCACGAACACGACGACAATCCCACCGGCGGCCGCTCCATCGAGCGAGTCGCAACCGGCCAGTACCTGTAG
- a CDS encoding diacylglycerol kinase — translation MSLRVIQWSTGNVGHHALRQIARHPDLELVGLWVHSDDKVGRDAGELAGLAELGVAATNDSEYLLGLGADCICYTATADMRPDAAIADMAAMLTAGANVVSSSVVPLIYPPHVAADMRKPIEDACEVGGTSAFTSGIDPGWANDLLPAVLTGTCEYVDRVRVMEIVNYATYAQPQVLFDTMGFGQPLDATPMLLVPGVLAFAWGGVVRSIAAGLGVDIEELEEVHERVPAAERIDLGFGVVEAGTTAGIRFEVRGIVGGEPRIVLEHVTRLDDSLAPDWPQPSGHSGYRVIVEGNPNYTLDLQMMGDDGDHNTAGLAGTAGRIVNAIPAVVAADPGLLSVHDLPLVSGRGLMRP, via the coding sequence ATGAGCCTGAGGGTGATCCAGTGGTCCACCGGCAACGTCGGGCACCACGCACTGCGCCAGATCGCAAGGCATCCCGACCTCGAACTGGTCGGGCTGTGGGTGCACAGCGACGACAAGGTGGGCCGCGATGCCGGCGAGCTGGCCGGGCTCGCCGAGCTGGGGGTTGCCGCCACCAACGACTCTGAGTACCTGCTCGGTCTCGGGGCCGACTGCATCTGCTACACAGCCACCGCAGACATGCGACCCGACGCCGCGATCGCCGACATGGCAGCGATGCTGACGGCCGGGGCGAATGTCGTGTCGAGTTCGGTCGTGCCGCTGATCTATCCGCCGCACGTTGCCGCTGACATGCGCAAGCCGATCGAGGATGCGTGTGAAGTCGGCGGCACGTCCGCGTTCACCTCGGGTATCGACCCCGGGTGGGCCAACGACCTCCTCCCCGCAGTGCTCACGGGTACGTGCGAGTACGTGGACCGGGTGCGTGTGATGGAGATCGTCAACTACGCGACCTACGCGCAACCGCAGGTTCTTTTCGACACGATGGGTTTCGGTCAGCCGCTGGATGCCACCCCGATGCTGCTTGTGCCCGGTGTGCTCGCATTCGCCTGGGGCGGAGTCGTGCGCTCCATCGCCGCCGGCCTCGGGGTGGACATCGAGGAGCTGGAGGAAGTGCATGAGCGCGTGCCGGCTGCGGAGCGAATCGACCTCGGTTTCGGTGTGGTCGAGGCCGGCACCACCGCCGGCATTCGTTTCGAGGTGCGCGGAATCGTTGGCGGCGAGCCGCGGATCGTGCTCGAGCACGTGACCCGCCTGGATGACTCACTGGCGCCCGACTGGCCACAGCCGAGCGGCCATTCCGGGTACCGGGTGATCGTGGAGGGCAATCCCAACTACACCCTCGACCTGCAGATGATGGGCGACGACGGTGACCACAACACCGCTGGCCTCGCCGGCACGGCGGGGCGCATCGTCAACGCCATTCCTGCCGTCGTGGCGGCCGATCCCGGGTTGTTGTCGGTGCACGACCTGCCACTGGTGTCAGGCCGCGGTCTCATGCGCCCCTGA
- a CDS encoding proteasome accessory factor PafA2, which yields MAIEKILGIETEYGIVVRGTDEANPISASSMLINAYLGSLDTSVGAPGPSVGWDFEDEMPGNDAREEALRLSLAPEVETHLVNAVLTNGARYYVDHAHPEYSAPECADAITALVHDRAGEEILRLSMAAADDLMGDGQEIVVYKNNSDGKGNSYGCHENYLMSRSVPFGLIVAHATTHFVTRQIFTGSGKVGSEAPGSRTDEVPFQITQRADFFEEEVGLETTLKRPIVNTRDEPHADSQKYRRLHVIAGDANMAEVATFLKLGTTAVVLSMVEDGDAGEPLSFALPVPAMHTVSRDLTLGQPIQMSAGGTMTALEVQWELLRRARDWAEMRGLDSVGGEEVGNMILERWEAVLDGLEGDPMSLQGQLDWVAKYRLFDAYRERHGVQWNDARIRAMDLQYHDLRAASSLATRLGLEALADPEAVREAVTQPPQDTRAYFRGRCLELFGSEIVAANWDSIVFDVGGSSLQRVPMMEPGRGSAEHVADLIDNVDSASDLLERLGR from the coding sequence ATGGCGATAGAGAAGATCCTCGGTATCGAGACCGAGTACGGGATCGTGGTGCGCGGCACCGACGAGGCCAACCCGATCTCGGCCTCGTCCATGCTCATCAACGCCTATCTGGGTTCGCTCGACACCTCGGTCGGCGCGCCAGGGCCCAGCGTCGGTTGGGACTTCGAGGACGAGATGCCCGGCAACGACGCTCGCGAAGAGGCGCTGCGGCTTTCGCTCGCACCAGAGGTGGAAACCCACCTGGTCAACGCGGTGCTCACCAACGGGGCGCGCTACTACGTGGACCACGCCCACCCCGAGTACTCGGCACCGGAGTGCGCCGACGCGATCACCGCACTCGTGCACGACCGCGCGGGCGAGGAGATCCTGCGGCTCTCGATGGCTGCCGCCGACGACCTGATGGGCGACGGCCAGGAGATCGTCGTCTACAAGAACAACTCCGACGGCAAGGGCAACAGCTACGGCTGCCACGAGAACTACCTGATGAGCCGCTCGGTGCCCTTCGGCCTCATCGTTGCCCACGCGACCACCCACTTCGTGACCCGACAGATCTTCACCGGTTCCGGCAAGGTCGGCTCTGAGGCCCCAGGCAGCCGTACCGATGAGGTGCCATTTCAGATCACCCAGCGCGCCGACTTCTTCGAAGAGGAGGTCGGCCTCGAGACGACGCTCAAGCGCCCGATCGTCAACACCCGCGACGAGCCGCACGCCGACTCACAGAAGTACCGGCGTCTGCACGTGATCGCCGGCGACGCCAACATGGCCGAGGTCGCGACCTTCCTCAAGCTCGGCACGACCGCTGTGGTGCTCTCGATGGTCGAGGACGGAGATGCGGGCGAGCCCCTCTCGTTTGCCCTGCCAGTGCCGGCGATGCACACGGTCTCGCGAGACCTCACGCTCGGCCAGCCCATCCAGATGTCCGCCGGGGGCACGATGACCGCCCTCGAGGTGCAGTGGGAGTTGCTGCGGCGCGCCCGCGACTGGGCTGAGATGCGCGGCCTCGACTCCGTGGGCGGCGAAGAGGTTGGCAACATGATCCTCGAGCGGTGGGAAGCCGTGCTCGACGGACTCGAGGGCGACCCGATGTCGCTGCAGGGCCAGCTTGACTGGGTGGCCAAGTACCGGCTGTTCGACGCATACCGCGAGCGTCATGGAGTTCAGTGGAACGACGCGCGGATACGCGCGATGGACCTGCAATACCACGACCTCCGCGCGGCGTCCTCGCTCGCGACGAGGCTCGGCCTCGAGGCGCTCGCCGATCCCGAAGCGGTGCGAGAGGCTGTCACACAGCCACCGCAGGACACCCGCGCCTACTTCCGCGGCCGATGCCTCGAGTTGTTCGGCAGCGAGATCGTGGCCGCCAACTGGGACTCGATCGTGTTCGACGTCGGCGGCTCGTCGTTGCAGAGGGTTCCGATGATGGAGCCCGGGCGGGGCAGTGCCGAGCACGTGGCCGACCTGATCGACAACGTCGACAGCGCCTCTGACCTGCTGGAGCGACTCGGGCGCTGA
- a CDS encoding family 43 glycosylhydrolase, translated as MARASEHRRGRRALRTSMLALGVAALALVLGGCLGPTTRLALVEAVRFPETSDPSVVRVGDTYYIYGSNNHLRAPVFVTKDVSRPYTLGEKNAMTHEGMPMKPPWAVSATQLWAPTVGQYAGRWVMFFSADRVNPPQPHNAQCIGRAWADSPAGPFVAEPAPFHCGLGGVGGALDPELYTDVGGRHFLLAAFGDTETPIRSIPLDANANAIGEPIPLLARQHPWEYHFIEQPAMVWDPVGNSYILTYSAGRWFEPGYSIGIARCLDAIGPCFSDPAGPWVASSNGRTGPGALSFFQDEEGAQRAIFASFEAGQESTNGGRSASVYYVKFDPNPTLTVVK; from the coding sequence GTGGCCAGAGCAAGTGAACACCGCAGGGGTCGAAGGGCGTTGCGCACGTCGATGCTCGCGTTGGGCGTCGCAGCCCTCGCCTTGGTGCTCGGGGGTTGCCTCGGGCCGACGACCAGGCTGGCCCTCGTCGAGGCGGTGAGGTTCCCCGAGACCTCCGACCCATCCGTGGTGCGGGTCGGCGACACGTACTACATCTACGGATCCAACAACCACCTGCGAGCGCCGGTGTTCGTGACCAAGGATGTGAGCCGTCCGTACACGCTGGGCGAGAAGAATGCGATGACCCACGAGGGAATGCCCATGAAGCCGCCGTGGGCCGTGTCCGCCACCCAGCTCTGGGCGCCCACCGTCGGTCAGTACGCAGGGCGCTGGGTGATGTTCTTCTCGGCAGACCGCGTCAACCCACCCCAGCCCCACAACGCGCAGTGCATCGGACGGGCATGGGCCGACAGCCCGGCGGGTCCGTTCGTGGCTGAGCCGGCACCGTTTCACTGTGGTCTCGGCGGCGTGGGCGGAGCCCTCGACCCAGAGCTCTACACAGACGTCGGCGGGCGGCACTTCCTGCTCGCCGCCTTCGGCGACACCGAGACACCCATCCGGTCCATCCCCCTCGACGCCAACGCCAATGCGATCGGCGAGCCGATACCGCTGCTCGCGCGCCAGCACCCCTGGGAGTACCACTTCATCGAACAACCGGCGATGGTGTGGGACCCGGTGGGCAACAGCTACATCCTCACCTACTCGGCAGGTCGGTGGTTCGAGCCCGGCTACTCGATCGGCATCGCGAGGTGCCTCGACGCCATCGGCCCGTGCTTCTCTGACCCCGCAGGCCCCTGGGTCGCCTCATCCAACGGCCGTACCGGCCCCGGCGCCCTGAGCTTCTTCCAGGACGAAGAAGGTGCGCAGCGGGCCATTTTCGCCTCCTTCGAGGCTGGCCAGGAGTCCACCAACGGCGGACGTTCCGCCTCTGTGTACTACGTGAAGTTCGACCCCAATCCGACCCTCACGGTCGTGAAGTGA
- a CDS encoding ubiquitin-like protein Pup gives MAERERKKKPAPQRREESVEEEPAASEAGDKLKAEMDDLLDEIDEVLETNAEDFVKSYIQKGGE, from the coding sequence ATGGCAGAACGAGAGCGGAAGAAGAAGCCGGCACCCCAGCGACGGGAAGAGTCCGTCGAGGAGGAGCCCGCGGCGAGCGAAGCCGGCGACAAGCTCAAGGCGGAGATGGACGACCTGCTCGACGAGATCGACGAGGTCCTGGAAACCAACGCCGAGGACTTCGTGAAGTCCTACATCCAGAAAGGCGGCGAGTAG